A region from the Aphis gossypii isolate Hap1 chromosome 1, ASM2018417v2, whole genome shotgun sequence genome encodes:
- the LOC114129169 gene encoding juvenile hormone acid O-methyltransferase-like codes for MQWPEHYVKNNGMQRKNSEDNFNIYIKKMVWKSNEIVLDIGCGPGDVISDILYPLLKNNIKQLVGVDKSIEMIEYAKKTYGCSNIDFKVLNIENANDCSLYSNRFDKIFSFLCLHWVHNKVNSLCNMYLMLKSGGELLLNFLLTNPLVELYTHLDAEWQKYIKDLKKMPYGLYSRDETREDIIKAGFRIINFESSVKKYTFPNLSSFIDTLKPVDEMYDFLPEHLHDRYAAHVKEKLCQTQIVEICPITEKTIFKYIPITVHAIKD; via the exons ATGCAGTGGCCAGAGCattacgtaaaaaataatggtatGCAACGGAAAAATTCCGAAgataactttaatatatacattaaaaaaatggtttgGAAATCAAATGAAATAGTTTTGGACATAGGATGTGGACCAGGCGACGTAATCTCGGATATTCTTTATCctttattaaagaataatatcaaACAGTTG gttGGTGTTGATAAATCAATAGAAATGATAGAATATGCTAAAAAAACATATGGATGCTCTAATATAGATTTCAAAGTCCTGAATATTGAAAATGCCAATGATTGCTCTTTGTATTCAAATagatttgacaaaatattttcatttttatgccTTCACTGGGTtcataataaagttaattccttgtgtaatatgtatttaatgttgaaaagTGGCGGAGAACTTTTGTTAAACTTCTTGTTAACTAATCCATTAGTTGAGTTGTATACACATTTGGATGCAGAAtggcaaaaatatattaaa gatctaaaaaaaatgccGTATGGTTTATATTCACGAGATGAAACGAGAGAAGATATAATCAAGGCTGGATTccgaattattaattttgaatcaagtgtcaaaaaatatacatttccgaatttatcatcatttatag ATACCCTTAAACCAGTAGATGAAATGTACGATTTTTTGCCAGAACACTTACATGACAGATATGCAGCACatgttaaagaaaaattatgtcAGACACAAATAGTTGAAATATGTCCAATTacagaaaaaacaatttttaaatatattcctaTTACTGTGCATGCAAtcaaagattaa